The Scyliorhinus canicula chromosome 5, sScyCan1.1, whole genome shotgun sequence genome window below encodes:
- the tert gene encoding telomerase reverse transcriptase has product MGDSSRLAALLASVYPRVSSVQRFIAETGAAAPPALLRAGDPDTYQRFICHLIVCVPGEARAVGHPLTFQQLSAQSDVVLRVIQRICAKGKRNVLCFGYACANETSFIRIRSAPNICSYQPNPTTVTIKNSVLWKTLLSRIGDDIMMYLLEHCSLFMLVPPGCCFQLCGVPIYSLVTSGTRLASTWLRQYPAKYWRNISLKCVQKRARFYKGFLTRSRKWKERLPTGGAENEGQDAEPSRRKHRTTLRGPGPASAKRARVEGAAGRWASEDVATTEAKSRKRCLNDDKVESPAKRLKGHQLSAVVEGMALHPVGQDALHVENTSCQPPEVTGQSSVTIGQPNLVAFEWKGEVCNAGENEPKNPKFSACVSAEKEGTSADSKRQDAGATAPEPTEGRDCNSNPRGRFRHSEEMISSGKDVCSSVLEGGNSEPVKNTGAENESAKSGDNSTVAGEQQSSKELDQGGLRNPNQGDIFTARSASSIHRTVSATGKNIVAHRLAGVSAHPILVGTRQQTSIDSAAVKNTRKRATIYIERGNIMYCGNTRERLPNTFILNRLQDLSTGGQKLVETIFLDNYSSAKKQTPAQPGNSWRKKRFPKRYWQMRNIFFRLLRNHKRCPYVQLLTRSCLVDTQRGCKVLSASNAVANAESNSFPVMEVSRGSFSCPDTGLDTNCPVGETIPPIAKQGQLLSKNLKDYNSMRTDLLGHSSTVDRGSEEQTDRLRPSERPGLCSQPSHLPEAAPMNHQTNGKPSTSRDSDCVGDSSGSDKDLLRLLKQYSSPLQVHRFVRECLLKVVPDELWGSHHNRSRFLKNVKKFISLGKFDRFSCSELMWKMRVTDCTWLQLTKGQHFVPASEHQLREAILSKFLFWLMDTYVVQLLKSFFYITETMFMKNMLFYYRKCIWNEVQKIGVRKLQEKVQLRPISHKDMEQTQRQKTLPPPSKLRFIPKRNGLRPIVKMRSKAASKSSAKGVSFRKIQHPDSQMKALFGVLNYECRKKPALMGSSVLGLDDIYKAWREFVLRSLKAGKVRESLPYYFVKADVTGAYDTIPHAKLMEVISGILDPTMQESYCIRRYTKVWMDSGGQIRKSFKSQVSTMMDLLPNMKEFVSHLQQNTPLQNTVLVEQGLTLNETSGQMYSYFKQMIENSTIRIGDKYYVQCCGIPQGSLLSTLLCSLCYGDMENRLFGGIQEDGLMLRLVDDFLLVTPHLAHAKRFLSVLAAGIPEYGCFISPQKTVVNFALEDSLPGCSTAKSLPRHSLFPWCGLLFDTQTLEVYCDYSSYTNTSIRSSLTFNCRPEAGESLRRKLLAVLKLKCHHILLDLEVNTLRTVSINVYKIFLLQAYRFHACVLRLPFGRGVRDNPSFFLEVVSDMVACCYSILKAKNRGILLGYKGASGSFPYEAAHWLCCCAFTVKLSNHKAVYKCLLGPLRTCRAKLQRILPDSTVQLLQSIIEPALHRDFAVILD; this is encoded by the exons ATGGGTGACAGCAGCAGGCTGGCTGCGCTGTTGGCCTCGGTCTATCCCAGAGTGAGCTCCGTCCAGCGGTTCATTGCGGAGACGGGCGCTGCCGCCCCGCCAGCCCTGCTCCGAGCCGGCGACCCAGACACCTACCAGCGCTTCATCTGCCACCTCATTGTGTGTGTCCCCGGGGAAGCCAGGGCTGTGGGCCATCCGCTCACCTTCCAGCAG CTGTCTGCACAGAGCGATGTGGTGTTGCGGGTCATTCAGAGGATTTGCGCCAAGGGCAAGAGAAATGTGCTCTGCTTCGGATACGCGTGTGCTAACGAAACCAGCTTCATACGCATCAGATCGGCCCCCAACATATGTAGCTACCAGCCGAATCCCACGACAGTTACCATCAAGAATAGCGTGCTGTGGAAGACACTGCTGAGCCGGATTGGCGATGATATCATGATGTATCTgttggagcactgctccctctTCATGCTGGTTCCACCAGGCTGCTGCTTTCAGCTGTGTGGAGTTCCCATTTACAGCCTCGTTACTAGTGGCACCAGGCTCGCGTCCACCTGGCTCAGGCAGTACCCGGCCAAATATTGGCGCAACATTTCGCTCAAGTGTGTCCAGAAGAGAGCTAGATTTTATAAGGGTTTCCTGACTAGGAGCAGGAAATGGAAGGAGAGATTGCCAACAGGTGGGGCTGAGAATGAAGGACAAGATGCTGAGCCCAGCAGGCGTAAACATCGGACAACCCTACGCGGCCCTGGACCCGCATCTGCAAAGAGGGCCAGAGTTGAAGGTGCCGCTGGCAGATGGGCTTCGGAGGATGTGGCCACCACGGAAGCGAAGTCACGAAAAAGATGTCTGAACGATGATAAAGTGGAGTCTCCTGCAAAGAGGTTGAAGGGACACCAGCTGTCAGCAGTGGTGGAAGGCATGGCCCTCCATCCAGTGGGACAGGACGCACTCCATGTGGAAAATACATCATGCCAGCCCCCTGAAGTAACTGGGCAATCTAGTGTAACAATTGGTCAACCAAATTTAGTAGCCTTCGAATGGAAAGGAGAAGTTTGCAACGCTGGCGAAAATGAACCAAAAAATCCCAAATTCAGTGCATGTGTGAGCGCAGAGAAGGAAGGTACCAGTGCGGACTCCAAAAGGCAGGATGCTGGTGCCACAGCACCTGAGCCGACTGAAGGAAGAGATTGTAACAGCAACCCGCGTGGGCGCTTCAGGCACAGTGAGGAAATGATTTCCTCTGGTAAAGATGTTTGCTCCTCGGTACTTGAAGGGGGAAATTCAGAACCAGTTAAAAATACAGGGGCAGAGAATGAATCCGCGAAGAGTGGGGATAACTCCACTGTTGCTGGAGAACAGCAAAGCTCTAAGGAACTAGACCAAGGAGGACTCAGAAACCCTAATCAAGGTGACATATTCACAGCTAGAAGCGCAAGCAGTATACACAGGACTGTAAGTGCCACTGGAAAGAACATTGTTGCACACAGACTGGCTGGTGTGTCAGCTCACCCTATATTGGTTGGGACACGACAGCAAACCTCTATAGACTCTGCAGCAGTAAAGAACACAAGAAAACGGGCAACAATTTATATTGAAAGAGGAAACATTATGTACTGTGGTAATACCAGGGAACGTCTGCCAAACACCTTTATACTAAATCGCTTGCAGGACCTGAGCACAGGCGGTCAAAAGCTCGTAGAAACGATCTTCTTGGACAATTATTCATCTGCGAAGAAGCAAACCCCAGCACAGCCTGGGAACAGCTGGAGAAAGAAAAGGTTTCCAAAGCGCTACTGGCAAATGAGAAATATTTTCTTTAGGCTGCTGAGGAATCATAAGCGATGTCCATACGTGCAGCTGTTGACTAGAAGTTGCCTTGTGGACACGCAGAGAGGGTGTAAGGTCCTTAGTGCTTCGAATGCTGTGGCCAACGCGGAGTCAAATTCTTTTCCTGTCATGGAAGTATCTCGCGGGTCTTTCAGCTGTCCCGATACAGGGTTGGACACGAATTGTCCCGTCGGTGAAACCATTCCCCCAATTGCGAAACAGGGCCAATTGTTGAGCAAGAACTTAAAGGACTATAATTCAATGAGAACAGATCTTCTTGGACACAGTTCTACCGTCGATCGGGGCTCGGAGGAGCAGACAGATCGTTTGAGACCTTCGGAACGTCCTGGCCTGTGTTCCCAGCCGAGCCATCTACCCGAAGCTGCCCCAATGAACCATCAAACGAACGGAAAGCCCAGCACGTCCAGAGACTCCGACTGTGTCGGCGATTCATCTGGCTCGGACAAGGACCTGCTGCGTTTGCTTAAACAGTACAGCAGTCCGCTCCAGGTCCACCGGTTTGTGAGGGAGTGCCTGCTCAAAGTTGTACCGGACGAGCTGTGGGGCTCCCATCACAATAGGAGCAGGTTCCTGAAAAACGTGAAGAAGTTTATTTCCTTGGGGAAGTTTGACAGATTCTCTTGCAGTGAGCTGATGTGGAAGATGCGAGTGACCGATTGCACATGGCTTCAGCTGACCAAAG GTCAGCATTTTGTTCCTGCATCAGAGCATCAGTTACGCGAAGCAATCCTGTCTAAGTTCCTATTTTGGCTAATGGACACGTACGTGGTACAGCTGCTCAAGTCTTTCTTCTACATTACGGAGACAATGTTCATGAAAAACATGCTCTTCTACTACAGAAAATGTATCTGGAATGAGGTGCAGAAGATTGGTGTTAG AAAGCTTCAAGAAAAAGTGCAGCTGCGACCCATCTCACACAAAGACATGGAGCAGACACAACGGCAGAAAACCTTACCTCCCCCTTCCAAACTGCGGTTCATTCCCAAGAGAAACGGTCTGCGACCCATCGTGAAAATGCGGAGCAAAGCAGCATCAAAATCCTCTGCGAAAGGGGTCAGCTTTAGAAAG ATCCAACACCCTGACTCCCAGATGAAGGCCCTGTTCGGTGTGCTGAACTATGAGTGTCGAAAGAAACCAGCCTTGATGGGTTCCTCAGTCTTAGGACTTGATGACATTTACAAAGCGTGGAGGGAGTTTGTGTTACGGAGTCTGAAAGCTGGAAAAGTGAGAGAGAGCCTTCCTTATTACTTTGTGAAA GCAGATGTTACTGGTGCCTATGACACCATTCCTCATGCCAAGTTAATGGAAGTGATTTCGGGAATACTGGATCCCACAATGCAAGAGAGTTACTGCATCCGACGCTACACCAAGGTCTGGATGGATTCCGGTGGCCAAATCAGAAAGTCATTCAAAAGTCAG GTTTCCACCATGATGGATCTCTTGCCAAACATGAAGGAGTTTGTATCCCACCTCCAGCAGAATACCCCTCTGCAGAACACTGTACTGGTTGAGCAG GGTCTGACATTGAATGAAACCTCTGGACAGATGTATAGTTACTTCAAGCAAATGATTGAGAACAGCACAATCAGAATTGGGGATAA GTATTATGTCCAGTGTTGTGGAATACCACAGGGCTCGCTCCTCTCAACCTTACTATGCAGCTTGTGTTATGGTGACATGGAGAACAGGCTCTTTGGTGGAATTCAGGAGGATGG GTTGATGCTGCGATTGGTTGATGACTTTTTACTGGTCACTCCGCACTTGGCGCATGCAAAGAGGTTTCTGAG CGTTTTGGCTGCAGGAATCCCGGAGTATGGCTGTTTTATAAGCCCCCAGAAGACGGTGGTCAACTTCGCTCTTGAGGACAGCCTTCCAGGCTGCAGCACGGCCAAGTCACTGCCGCGACATTCTCTCTTCCCTTGGTGCGGCCTGCTATTCGATACACAGACACTCGAGGTCTACTGTGACTATTCCAG CTACACAAACACCTCCATCAGATCAAGCCTGACTTTCAATTGTCGTCCTGAAGCTGGGGAAAGCCTGAGGAGGAAGTTACTGGCTGTTTTAAAGCTGAAGTGTCACCATATCCTCTTGGATCTGGAG